Within the Erigeron canadensis isolate Cc75 chromosome 6, C_canadensis_v1, whole genome shotgun sequence genome, the region CCACAGCACCATCATTAAGCATTTTAGGCATTGCAATAGCTCCCCCGGGAAAGTAAGGATTATAGTGCAGACCTTCCCTAATCTGCAATACATTCATAGATTGGCTCATTACATAGTGCAATATGCAGATTTATGGGAGGTTGCAGAACATTGGGATCTTAAAAGCACAGATAGCAAATAAAAAACCGAAGAACTGCTATTTGATCCTACTGGAACAGATTTGACTTCATggaaaaaaattttagtttagACCTTCGCTGATCTACAATACACGCATAGATTGGCTCATGGTGTATTGCATATGACAAATTAATAAGTTGCAGAGCATTTGCATCTTGAATCAAagatagtaaaaataaaaaaccgaCAGCTACTATTTGATTCAATTAgaacatataatcatatataactTCATAAGTACATATGTTTTTTATGTCACAAACTTCTAATTGATCACCATAGTAACAGGTGTCAAAATATGACGGGTGGAGAGCTGATAAAGTATGGTCAGGTCAAACGAGACTGGTCTAGTTGGGTTAGCCTGAACATATTGCCCAATATTTTGTAGGATTTCGATAATAAGataacaaaaagtcaaaaagtaTGATAAACAatcattcttttttaaaatagatTTATTTACAGTTTCACGGATTTAAAGACATATTAAAAGCCTTTTGACCTGTTTAACCAATTTTACCGACATTCACTTAATTTCCTTTCTAAATTGAtcctttttgaaataaaatgaaacctTAACTAACCCCTTCATAAGGAAAGGAGTCAGAAAGGACACCTTTAGACATACAGGCCATggctttttaataaaaaaaatactaattcCTTATGTTGTAAGAATTAAGGTAACCAACGAGTATTAAAAGAGTTGTCTTCAAAATGAACATAAGTACCACCAAACTTCTTGCAACTCCACAAACATCTCTCGTGTAGCATACTAAACCAGAAACTGGCTTTCAAAATACCCTCCAAAAAGCACAAATTCAAGAAGACTTGGAGCTCACTCATGAGAGTGTCTACAAGAATGTGTGTGGCATTCTACTCTAATCAGAATTAAAAGTCTAATATGGTAAAAATTTTAGCAGtccagataaaaaaaaacatgtagaAAGAGATTCACAACTCACTGAAACACCAGCAGGAGGATCACGATAGCCGGTCAGAAGCGCAAACACGTAGTTCTGTCCATTATGACGAGCCTGAAGAAACATAGTGTAAGAATCTAGCAACACTCCATacgaaaaaataaacaaataaaagctAATGCAAGAGTTAGAAATTACTTTAGTGATAAGACTCAAATCTGGAGGGTAGGCTCCTCCATTAGCAAACCTAGCAGCTTGTTCATTTGCATAGGGTTGAGGAAAACGATCACTAAGCTTGCCAGGACGTGTGAACATCTCACCCTCATCGTTGGGGCCATCAACCACCTCGATTTCAGCAGCCATTGCCTTTGTTTCTTCTTCTGTATATGCCACACCCACCAGGTCACGGTATGAAACTAAACCCATCGAATGGCAGGATGCACATACTTGTGTGTACACCTGGTGACCACGTCGAATCCTATAGATATATGCAAAAAAATACAAAACGTCAATTGATGAAGAAAAGAATCGTACACATACCCATTGAGCTGCAAACATTTGGTGCTAAGCTTTTAAGTGATATGAAAATTAGTAGATGAGTCGCATTAATTGTCATTTCCAGAGAATAGTAGAAACCACAGTTATTGATTACAAACCGGATTTTCATGTCAAATGGTAATAGAGAAAGTAATACATGTGAGGGGGGTGCTTGGGTGCTTGGATGCGTGTTTTTAAAGTGAATATTTGCTATCTGAAATAAAATGGGTTGTAAGAAATAGTGCATGTAAGTGTTTATGCTGTTGAAAATTGTGATGATCAGAATGTATCTGGCTACATGGAAAATCTACCATTATAAGAAATGAattgataaaataaacaaaaaataactttaaaatgaaaagaaagacaCAGACGgcttgtgaaaaaaaaataagtctcTCAAATCTTAAACTAAGCTAAAACAAAGGGCACATAAGCAAATTCAACAAACCCTTGCATAACCAGTTTTATTTATCCAAACcctaaaataatcacatcgtgAGAAATAgaaccaaaccaaaaaaaattattgcCACTTTGAGTCgcaataatcaaaatataagttCAGAAACATaaaaccaaacaccccttacaATGAGCTACAAACACCTTAACTCATTACTTTTTATCATGTGATCCAGTTATACTTCAATTAAGTTTCAAGTTGACCAATTGGATAGAACAATAGTGCGATGCAGTGCATGACTataaattagaagaaaaaatcACCACGAGAAAtggttgaaaaaaaagaaaaagaaaaagactacTCACGAAGCATGATCATATGAGCTGAGAATGCCTTGGTGAGGCCAAGGATAGCTTGGAGATTCCAAACCATGCTCCGCTTCATCAGCAGCTACAATTGTTGTAAAACTGAGAAGCCCTGAGACACCTGCTCCAAGGAGAGCAATTGCTCTCAGTGATTTTACACCAGCTCCCTCCTGATCTTGCTTTGAAATAAGAGATGACAAAGCTGGAGAGGCCTGGATTTTCAAAAGACACAATGACAGCAATTAGTAATTACAGTATCAGCGTAAAGCAAAGATACAACTGTTAGCCTATACATTTTCCAATCCAACTTGAGTTTCCCTTAGCAAGCAACACTAAACTCGGCCAAAATTTCAGATTTAATGCTTGGGTCACCAAAAGAAGCTGCCGATTCACAAAATCTCACTAAATAATAGCCCAAGATATAACAAGTATACTACAGTTTGCAATTTGGTCACGTAAAATAGGTGGATGTAACACAGAAGTTAGAAACTAGttgtcaataaaataaataaataaacataaggATTGAATTCCCTACACTCAGCCGAAATCCAAGCTTTCCATTTTAATCATAAACATCATTTCATGAAACACGTGATAAGACTTTGTATAGGATCAGTAATTATTGAGTTTTCCAAATCACCATTTGACAActaacattttcatattaagaGTACACATTATTTTCAACACTCAGCCACAGGTGCCAGTGTTAAAAATAACGTTTAATATTCTTATAAGCCAGTTCAAGTAAATTCGGCTAGTAATTAAATACTTACAGCGGAATGAGAGTGAAGCCTGCCCCTCAGCAAGTGGTAAATTCCCCTACCACCAGCCATTGAACCTAACTTCCTGTAAATCCAATTATCAGAATTTGATGATACTTCAATAGAAAAGAACCCAGCTACAACTACCATTACCAACCTTATCTATACAGTgtactattatatatagcatataACCAGCTTTAAGATAAGACAGCGCCAATATAAATTTCGCCACATTATCCATCCTTTCCCCGCCCAGTAAAAAAGTGACACATCACCCTTCCCTTCCACCACCAACTACTGGTGGCTGATGACGAAACTGtttctataaataaatttgCTAACTTGACGTAACTTTATATACTAAATAATTGATAAACTACCTAAAACTATCTGCCTTCAATGCATAAAACAGATGCTACATGGTGATTCATCCCCTGGCAGCCACCAAATgatagaacttttttttataaaaataattcgATACTTCATTTCGTTAGAAATAAATACAGAGGTTGTTTGGACTTTAAAGGAGCTTAATTTTATGCTTATTATCTTATATGACAATTCTTAATAAGCTCAAAACATCGATTAAACTTATTGGCTAATTTCCCCGCACGACAATACTAATAAACTAACCCAAATATGTTTATCCGAACACTAAAAGGCACTTAtagctttttaaaaaataagctTGATCCATAAGCCACAAACTACCATCATAATTATCCGAAACATCGCTCGGGTATTATGCCAGTATATAAAGccaaatttttttccaaaaacaaacatttatttcTCTCCGGATCTCAAATCAGcttcaaaacatatattttgaaacaaaatcaatattaattttCAAATTCAGATAGCACCGAGCTTCACATAAGTAATCTTacaaatcattaatttttataaaactaaatatttattacgaaatgaataatatatagttatatatcatAGTAACAAAACAAATAGAAATAATAATTGAATTGAGATCACAATAAAATACCAGATTTCAGATATTTGATGGAATATTAAGAGATGTTATTATTAATCAATGAAAagtcaatatataaatatatatatacgatgCATTTGAGATAAGCGATCAGACCCTAGCTAGATGGTATATATGAGATTGAAAGGTACTTACAGAAAGTCGTTGGGCAAAGATTGGTCGAAAACGGCGGCGTTTAGCCGGTGTAAATTGATGGATCAAGGAATGAATACTGGAGAGAagattgaaatgaaatgaaatgaaaggtaAATAAAAGACGAACGAAATATCAGATCTTCACAATATCGTGTACCTCCTTGTACCATGAGTGAAGAGATTTGTGTGGGCTAGTTAAATTTCAGGTGTTGGGCCAACAGATCCATAACATTTACGAAACTATTGGGCTTTTTATTAATGCTTTTGTGAATCGGGATTTCGGGAATCTATTGTTTAaggtaaaaaggtttttttttttttttccctgtaTCTAATAACCATCTTCATCTAACCAATGTAGTAATGTGTAAAAATATTCACATTTGAATCTTATTAGGTAAATATTTTAAGGATGACTGCAAACAATATATAAAGATGATTACGGAAATATCCCGGTTTAAAACATATACATTTGAGTTAACTATTTATCTTCGTACGAGTAAcctgaataaaaaaaaaaactccgtTTGTTTACTAGTTTAATGTTTTATTGTCAAAAACTTTAGCGCATCTACTTTAAATCGATTTGTTAGTTTGTCTTCAGCATGTTTGGGCAACTCGCTTACAAATAGAAAGTATATACACAAGATTAAAAATGAACGGGTAAGTTAAAACTGAAGACAAGGATTAGTATATGACAAAACAATGTTGAAACatgaaataatttattaagCATGCAACATTTTAAGCCTTATTATTAAGCAATAATTTTATGTAGAAAGCTTTTCTCAATGCTATTTTTTAAACTCGTAATGTTTTAAGAGAGGCTAAACACTATAAGC harbors:
- the LOC122603910 gene encoding cytochrome c1-2, heme protein, mitochondrial-like encodes the protein MAGGRGIYHLLRGRLHSHSAASPALSSLISKQDQEGAGVKSLRAIALLGAGVSGLLSFTTIVAADEAEHGLESPSYPWPHQGILSSYDHASIRRGHQVYTQVCASCHSMGLVSYRDLVGVAYTEEETKAMAAEIEVVDGPNDEGEMFTRPGKLSDRFPQPYANEQAARFANGGAYPPDLSLITKARHNGQNYVFALLTGYRDPPAGVSIREGLHYNPYFPGGAIAMPKMLNDGAVEYEDGTPATEAQMGKDVVSFLSWAAEPEMEERKLMGFKWIFVLSLALLQAGYYRRLRWSVLKSRKLVLDVVN